One region of Algihabitans albus genomic DNA includes:
- a CDS encoding TonB-dependent receptor domain-containing protein encodes MGERIDGGTSAGKWLRGAAYGLAATFALLAFAATGALAQPVTPSSFDVSAQPLTVALPLFGRQAGLQISVDGDLVRDLRTSGVTGTMTIEAALQQLLAGTGLTYRFTAADSVTLERIVVQPESGPVRLGPVTVSARRTEELLQDVPGSVVVLSAEELERSNLQDTAEVSLRLPNVSFIDNSDPADLDLSIRGISNLSGAASSPTNGVFSDGILLNPTGDTSGINANLVDLERVEVAYGPQGTAFGRGTIGGAVNFVTNKPTDEFEASLETELGSYPDGRATAIVNAPLLEDGLLSGRLVAFGGISDGFVDFAEGSDPDSVGRDDVGARLSLRSRPTSRLTLDASVSFDRTEFDASNSVAFPSVEEEDLVTTADFIDENSLDRILSSFQWTYDFDVGSLKSTSSLFLTDLDTSDDTDFAALEFTTDTTSLNERALAQEFRFESDSFDLPSESGEIAVNLGTSLSFNERDFSTITDPGADAFRIIGESLGVGPLADDGSVIGESSNRDVFNFGLFGDVRWRPIPDLEIAGGARFSFDRVKQEGETLSTGFSALTVPSVPFDSGEANFTSITPSASIKYDWTDDFSTYFAFATGFRPGGFSSGRFGFSSFEEETVRSYEGGFRASLFDDRLLVNGSGYLLDYEDIQVSLAGTVGGLPVVVVDNAAEARSIGAEIGISALPIESLRIDTQIGINFSKFTDYTDSPFGDLTDRRLPNAPVHTFSIAGDYEHPREILPGVRGFLRAEYSLRSSFNDDFDPDAAGFDGFDLLNLRLGLRAERFVFEAFVENALDETYATGSSARVASSFGGARIVDVGPSRRFGLRARLQF; translated from the coding sequence ATGGGGGAGAGGATCGACGGCGGAACGTCCGCCGGAAAATGGCTGCGCGGTGCAGCCTATGGGCTTGCGGCGACGTTTGCTTTACTGGCCTTCGCAGCGACCGGCGCTCTGGCCCAGCCCGTGACGCCTTCCAGCTTCGATGTCTCGGCCCAACCCTTGACCGTCGCGCTGCCGCTGTTCGGCCGGCAGGCAGGTCTTCAGATCTCCGTCGACGGCGACCTGGTCCGCGATCTGCGCACGAGCGGCGTGACCGGAACCATGACGATCGAGGCCGCCTTGCAGCAGCTTCTCGCCGGGACCGGACTGACCTACCGCTTCACGGCCGCCGACAGCGTCACGCTGGAGCGAATCGTGGTTCAGCCGGAAAGCGGGCCGGTCCGGCTCGGCCCCGTCACTGTGAGCGCCAGACGTACGGAGGAGCTGCTGCAGGACGTACCGGGCAGCGTGGTCGTGCTGAGCGCCGAGGAGCTGGAACGCTCCAACCTCCAGGACACCGCAGAGGTGAGCCTACGCCTGCCGAACGTCAGCTTCATCGATAACTCGGACCCGGCCGATCTCGATCTGTCGATCCGTGGGATCAGCAACCTGAGCGGCGCCGCAAGCAGTCCGACGAACGGGGTCTTCTCCGACGGCATCCTGCTGAACCCCACCGGCGACACCAGCGGCATCAACGCCAACCTCGTGGACCTCGAGCGTGTCGAGGTCGCCTACGGTCCCCAGGGCACGGCCTTCGGGCGCGGCACCATCGGCGGCGCGGTCAATTTCGTCACCAACAAGCCGACAGACGAATTCGAGGCCTCGTTGGAGACCGAGCTCGGCTCCTACCCGGACGGACGCGCGACGGCGATCGTCAATGCACCGCTGCTGGAGGACGGTCTGCTCTCCGGCCGGCTCGTGGCTTTTGGGGGGATTTCCGACGGCTTCGTCGACTTCGCCGAGGGCAGCGATCCGGACTCGGTCGGCCGGGACGACGTCGGCGCCCGCCTGAGCCTGAGATCGCGACCGACCAGTCGGCTGACTCTCGATGCCTCCGTCTCCTTCGACCGCACCGAATTCGACGCCTCGAACTCGGTGGCGTTCCCGAGCGTGGAGGAGGAGGACCTAGTCACGACCGCCGACTTCATCGACGAGAACTCGCTCGACCGCATCCTTTCATCCTTTCAGTGGACCTACGACTTCGACGTCGGATCCCTGAAATCGACCAGTTCCCTCTTCCTCACCGACCTCGACACCTCGGACGACACAGATTTCGCGGCACTCGAGTTCACCACCGACACGACTTCGCTAAACGAACGCGCCTTGGCCCAGGAATTCCGCTTCGAGAGCGACAGCTTCGACCTGCCGTCGGAGAGCGGCGAGATCGCCGTCAACCTGGGCACAAGCTTGAGCTTCAACGAGCGGGATTTCAGTACCATCACAGATCCCGGGGCGGACGCCTTTCGGATCATCGGGGAAAGCCTCGGCGTCGGCCCTCTGGCGGACGACGGCAGCGTGATCGGAGAAAGCTCGAACCGTGATGTCTTCAACTTCGGCCTGTTCGGCGATGTGCGATGGCGGCCAATCCCCGACCTGGAGATCGCCGGCGGCGCGCGCTTCAGCTTCGACCGCGTAAAGCAGGAAGGTGAAACCCTGAGCACAGGATTCTCCGCCCTCACCGTGCCCTCCGTGCCCTTCGATTCGGGCGAGGCGAACTTCACATCCATTACGCCCAGCGCCTCGATCAAGTACGACTGGACCGACGATTTCTCGACCTATTTCGCCTTCGCGACCGGCTTTCGGCCCGGTGGCTTCAGCTCCGGCCGTTTCGGCTTCTCGAGCTTCGAGGAGGAGACGGTCCGCTCCTATGAGGGCGGTTTCCGGGCTTCGCTGTTCGACGACCGCCTGCTGGTGAACGGCAGCGGCTACCTGCTCGACTACGAGGACATTCAGGTTTCGCTCGCCGGTACAGTCGGCGGCCTGCCGGTGGTGGTTGTCGACAATGCGGCCGAAGCCCGCAGCATCGGCGCGGAAATCGGTATCTCCGCCCTGCCCATCGAGAGCCTGCGCATCGATACGCAGATCGGCATCAACTTTTCGAAATTCACGGATTATACCGACTCGCCCTTCGGCGATCTGACCGACAGGCGGCTGCCGAACGCCCCCGTTCACACTTTCAGCATCGCCGGCGACTACGAGCATCCCCGCGAGATCTTGCCGGGCGTGCGCGGGTTCCTTCGGGCCGAATACAGCCTGCGCTCAAGCTTCAACGACGACTTCGATCCCGATGCCGCGGGTTTCGACGGCTTCGACCTTCTCAATCTCAGGCTCGGCCTGCGCGCCGAACGCTTCGTTTTCGAAGCCTTCGTCGAGAATGCGCTCGACGAGACCTATGCAACCGGCTCGTCGGCCAGAGTTGCGAGCAGCTTCGGCGGCGCGAGAATCGTAGACGTCGGCCCAAGCCGGCGTTTCGGCCTGAGAGCGAGGCTGCAGTTCTGA
- a CDS encoding SDR family NAD(P)-dependent oxidoreductase, with protein MTDLQGKVALVTGGGTGIGKGIAERFHGLGMKVVLAGLDQAQDTANQYFGRNMGGYTAARQLADSLGDGAIALDTDVTDAGQVAAMTAATVESFGRIDVLVNGAGVITAKPVEDLSEADWDSVVGVNAKGTFLTNQAVVAQMRKQGGGGCIVNIASIAGKLGVPYLSHYCASKWAVIGFSISLAKEVAKEGITVNCLCPGIVGTQMWTLLSKAFAQPGEKEEVAYARSIETFIPQGVPQTEDDMADMTAFLITAPHITGQAFAVDGGASH; from the coding sequence ATGACGGACCTACAGGGAAAAGTGGCCTTGGTCACCGGCGGCGGCACGGGAATCGGCAAGGGCATCGCGGAGCGTTTTCATGGGCTGGGCATGAAGGTCGTCTTGGCCGGACTCGATCAAGCCCAGGATACGGCAAATCAGTATTTCGGCCGGAACATGGGCGGCTACACCGCGGCCCGGCAGCTCGCGGACTCCCTGGGCGACGGCGCGATCGCCCTCGATACCGACGTGACCGATGCCGGGCAGGTGGCGGCCATGACGGCGGCGACGGTCGAGTCCTTCGGCCGCATCGACGTGCTGGTCAACGGCGCCGGCGTCATCACGGCGAAGCCCGTCGAAGATCTGAGCGAGGCCGACTGGGACAGCGTCGTGGGCGTCAACGCGAAGGGCACCTTCCTGACCAATCAGGCCGTCGTCGCGCAGATGCGCAAGCAGGGCGGCGGCGGTTGCATCGTCAACATCGCCTCGATCGCGGGCAAGCTTGGGGTGCCTTACCTCAGCCACTACTGCGCGTCCAAGTGGGCGGTAATCGGCTTCTCGATCTCCCTAGCCAAGGAGGTCGCGAAAGAGGGTATCACGGTGAACTGTCTTTGTCCGGGCATCGTCGGCACGCAGATGTGGACGCTGCTCAGTAAGGCCTTTGCCCAGCCCGGCGAAAAGGAGGAAGTCGCCTACGCCCGTTCCATCGAGACCTTCATTCCCCAGGGTGTACCGCAGACCGAGGACGACATGGCGGACATGACCGCCTTCCTCATCACCGCTCCGCACATCACCGGGCAGGCCTTCGCCGTCGATGGCGGTGCGTCGCATTAG
- a CDS encoding arsenate reductase ArsC, with amino-acid sequence MAPEWSPELSSDLIADPPLHLPDAVLFACSENSVRSPMAEGLLKHLLGHRIYVDSVGVRAQEVNGFAVAAMDELGIDISRHRAKTFDDLEDSSFDLIISLSPEAQHSAVEMTRTMACDVLYWPTLDPTMVEGSREEMLEAFRRSRDDLLTRIQARFPKDLRPDV; translated from the coding sequence ATGGCCCCAGAGTGGTCCCCCGAGCTGTCCTCCGATCTCATCGCCGATCCGCCTCTCCACCTGCCCGATGCCGTTCTCTTCGCCTGTTCCGAAAACTCGGTGCGCTCGCCGATGGCCGAAGGGCTGCTCAAGCATCTGCTCGGCCATCGGATCTACGTCGACTCCGTCGGCGTACGCGCGCAGGAGGTCAATGGCTTCGCCGTGGCGGCCATGGACGAACTGGGCATCGACATCTCGCGGCATCGGGCGAAGACCTTCGACGACCTGGAGGACTCCTCCTTCGACCTGATCATCTCGCTCTCGCCCGAGGCCCAGCACTCGGCCGTGGAGATGACCCGCACCATGGCCTGCGACGTGCTCTACTGGCCGACCCTGGACCCCACGATGGTCGAGGGCAGCCGGGAAGAGATGCTGGAGGCCTTCCGCCGTTCGCGCGACGACCTGCTGACCCGCATCCAGGCCCGCTTCCCGAAAGATCTCAGGCCGGACGTCTAG
- a CDS encoding UPF0262 family protein, translating to MSDQRLVRIALDEQTLVRRNPDIEHERAVAIFDLLEDNSFVPLGDFAGPYSLRLSLSENRLVFEIRDGDDQEQLGTVGLSVTPFRRIVKDYFTVCESYFEAIKTASPSKIEAIDMGRRGLHNDGADLLRERLKGKIEVDENTARRLFTLLCVLHIKG from the coding sequence ATGAGCGATCAGCGGCTCGTCAGGATCGCGCTCGACGAGCAGACCCTGGTCCGCCGCAATCCCGATATCGAACACGAGCGCGCGGTCGCGATCTTCGACCTGCTGGAGGACAACAGCTTCGTGCCGCTCGGCGATTTCGCCGGCCCCTACAGCCTGCGCCTGTCGCTGTCGGAGAATCGTCTGGTCTTCGAGATCCGCGACGGCGACGACCAAGAGCAGCTTGGCACGGTCGGCCTGTCGGTCACGCCCTTCCGGCGCATCGTGAAGGACTACTTCACGGTCTGCGAAAGCTATTTCGAGGCGATCAAGACCGCCAGCCCCTCGAAGATCGAAGCCATCGACATGGGACGGCGGGGCCTGCACAACGACGGCGCCGACCTGCTGCGCGAACGCCTTAAGGGCAAGATCGAGGTCGACGAGAACACCGCCCGGCGGCTGTTCACCTTGCTCTGCGTCCTTCACATCAAAGGCTAG
- a CDS encoding sigma-70 family RNA polymerase sigma factor codes for MGQDSTALALFTTHRTALLNYANDIVGERSLAEDVVQDAYLRLQGAERRRAANETLDEPLAYLFRIVRNLALDVRKRLNRERGHLVLGEGQSAAEIPTDRPDPETQAIDRDQLRVLQTALDELPRRSRVALEMHRFGGYRIADIAAHLGVSVGTAHALVVDALDHCESRLRRRS; via the coding sequence CTGGGTCAGGACAGTACGGCACTCGCGCTCTTCACGACGCATCGGACCGCGTTGCTGAACTATGCGAACGATATCGTCGGCGAAAGAAGTCTCGCGGAAGACGTCGTCCAGGATGCCTATCTGAGGCTGCAAGGAGCCGAGCGCAGACGGGCAGCCAACGAGACCTTGGACGAGCCGCTGGCCTATCTGTTCCGGATCGTGCGAAATCTCGCCCTCGACGTACGCAAGCGCCTGAATCGGGAACGCGGTCATTTGGTCCTGGGCGAAGGGCAGAGCGCCGCGGAAATTCCGACGGACCGACCGGACCCGGAAACCCAGGCCATCGACCGCGACCAGTTACGCGTTCTCCAAACCGCCTTGGACGAACTTCCCAGGCGCTCACGCGTGGCTCTGGAGATGCACCGTTTCGGCGGCTATCGCATTGCCGACATCGCAGCCCATCTGGGGGTGTCGGTCGGCACGGCCCATGCCTTGGTCGTCGATGCACTCGACCACTGCGAGTCCAGACTGAGGCGCAGATCGTGA
- a CDS encoding FecR family protein has translation MSSRQKPRSASEWLVVLNDAPGDEALRLEHRRWLADCEGHRRDWHETLRTWQLMAMTLPAHIEDWDQPAQARETQLERMPSATGRVATGRGQPAGARPPRRLLRRPVLAVGGITAVAALIFMLLPGALVSLRADHSSTTGEVKLIDLEDGSRLQLAPESAVALTFGPSVRRIELLRGEAFFDVVAEPDRPFQVRAGAVETIVLGTRFAVGLTDESTMIAVQEGSVRVEAALTDSGETATSKSLVPGDVLEVGPGGDLKKRQVAAALVGAWRDGLLAAQHRPLGELVAILDRYFDGVIIIADPQLIRAPMTGLYKLSDPKAALEAMAAAQGAKVREVSPWILVLSRR, from the coding sequence ATGAGCAGCCGACAGAAACCGCGGAGCGCCAGCGAATGGCTGGTCGTCCTCAACGACGCCCCCGGCGACGAGGCCTTGCGCCTGGAACATCGGCGCTGGCTGGCGGATTGCGAAGGCCACCGGAGGGACTGGCACGAAACGCTGCGGACCTGGCAGCTGATGGCGATGACACTGCCGGCCCACATCGAGGATTGGGATCAACCCGCACAGGCGCGCGAAACCCAGCTTGAAAGAATGCCCTCCGCAACCGGCAGAGTCGCGACAGGGCGAGGTCAGCCTGCTGGTGCTCGTCCCCCGCGACGCCTGTTGCGCCGCCCGGTTTTGGCCGTTGGTGGGATCACCGCGGTGGCCGCACTGATATTCATGCTGTTGCCCGGCGCGCTCGTGAGCCTGCGGGCGGACCACAGCAGCACCACCGGCGAGGTCAAGCTGATCGACCTTGAGGATGGCAGCCGCCTGCAGCTGGCGCCCGAGAGCGCGGTCGCACTCACCTTCGGCCCCTCGGTGCGCCGCATAGAGTTGCTGCGTGGCGAGGCCTTTTTCGACGTGGTTGCCGAGCCGGACCGGCCCTTCCAGGTGCGGGCTGGCGCCGTGGAAACGATCGTCTTGGGCACGCGGTTCGCCGTCGGCCTGACCGACGAAAGCACCATGATCGCTGTCCAGGAAGGATCTGTCCGGGTCGAGGCAGCGCTTACGGACAGCGGCGAGACCGCAACGAGCAAAAGCCTGGTTCCAGGCGATGTCCTGGAGGTCGGTCCGGGCGGAGACTTAAAGAAAAGACAGGTCGCCGCCGCCCTTGTCGGCGCCTGGCGCGATGGATTGCTGGCGGCGCAGCATCGGCCGCTCGGCGAGTTGGTCGCGATCCTGGATCGCTACTTCGACGGCGTCATCATCATTGCCGATCCGCAGCTTATCCGGGCGCCGATGACCGGTCTTTACAAGCTATCGGACCCCAAAGCTGCCCTGGAGGCCATGGCCGCTGCGCAGGGCGCCAAGGTCCGGGAAGTCTCTCCCTGGATCCTGGTGCTGTCCAGGCGCTGA